The following is a genomic window from Cardinium endosymbiont of Dermatophagoides farinae.
AGATTTTATATTAAATACTGAGCTACGAATTATTATCAGCAATATTACAAGTAATAATCTTGTTCAAGAAAGTTTAAGAAGATATAATCCAGGTGAACATGTTGAAGGAATCCAACGCAACAATAGAGATAATAGAATCAGGAATATTATTAATGTAGAACTTGAGCGCATAGAACGAGATGTAAGGTCTGCTCTTAGAAACACCACTGAACAAAGAAAATTAGCACGGTGGGGACTAAATGGTCGACCTAACGCACATGGTGATATGGGTAAATCGTTCGATCAGCTACTTAATGAGATGAGAGATTCTAGGGATAATCTTAACCAGCGAATAGCACCAATGCCTCTTTTGGATAATCGAGATAGAGACGATATTCAATTAGCAGCTAGTAAACTGAAATATATAAATAAAACTTCTTTTCAGATTTCTGCATATGCTGATATATCCCTTGAAGAACTTCAAAGAGTAGAAGAATATTATGATGAAGCTGCTGAACTGATAAATGAAATTAATCAACTTATAGGAAATAATGGGTAAAACTTATCATATAAATACTATTAAGGCTAATTGTTCAATTAGGCAGCATATCTGTTAAGCTTCCAAACACATTTGTGGCATCCATTCAAAACTGTGGATGAAGTTTTATTTTCGACATATTTTAGCCGACATTCCGCACAAAAAAATGCTTTTTATAAATTATTTTTAACTGATTTATAATGAATATAAAAAACACATAAATTTTATAAAAGAATAAATATAGGTTTTGCAATTTTTATTAAAAATTTTTTAACTGAAAATCAGCTATGCAAAAATTAATTTAGAATTAATAAAATGAGTGATTTTTAATCATTAAACTCATAGTCAGTGTAAAATTTTGTTCGGAATGTCGGTTTTAGGCATGCGTTTAGGATATTCTTTTAACGAAAGCGCACAAGTTTTGTTCCAAATTTTGGTAACACACTGGAAAAAACGTGTTTTTTCCAGTGTGCTTCTAAGAAGCTGCAACATAATCAAGTTTCTTTTTTAGGTATAACCTGCGTCCGTGTGTGGGGGCTGAATGGATACCATTTGTTGGTGAGTGTTTCATATTGATTGTATTGTTAATAAAAGCATAGGTAATATGACGCTCCAAGTTTTTATAATACAATGATAACCAGTATCATTAATTGTTAAGTTATTATATTGAAATGTATATGGAATAAACTTTGTAAAATAAACTTTTTATTTATACTGATTATCAGATTAAAACATAATATAATCCCTGGTTTATAACAGTACTTCATGGTCGACTAAATAGTAATCGCTTATAGTGTATTTACGCATGATTTTTCCTAGTACTTTATTTACATAGGATATATTTCATAGTTAAATCAAATATTTAATCTTATGTAGGATTCATATGTAAAATCTGATTACATATATTTTCCATTTCTGATATCCACGTTAAAACATTATTTTTTTTAGACCATGGAATGTAAAACTCCATAGTATCTTTTGCTATTCTTTTCTGGTCTTCTAGTTTTCTTGCAGATATAGTTCGTAGATTATGCAGTCTATCAGCTAGTTTAATCTGAACGACACGAATGTCCTTACATTGATTCAATATATTTTGATTATCAGACTTATCTAATTTCCATCGAAACCCATAAGTATTATAATGCGTAATCATGTCTACTATATAAGCCACTTCCATTCCATATAGTAATTCTATTTGCTCTAATGTAACGGTTGTATCCTCTACTACATCATGTAATAGAGCAGCCAAAATGGTGTCATCGTCTTTTGTAGCCTCTAATACAATCTTAACTACCCCCATAGGATGGGTATAATAAGGATCACCTGACTTACGTATAACACTTCCATGCGCTTTCTTAATAAACTGAATGGTTTCTTTTACCTTTTGCTCAGTTAAAGTTGTATTACTTACAAGTAAACGAATGAGCTCTTTTTCTTGAGCCAAACTTTCATCCGTTTCTGCTACCTTATTAGATAAGTCATCGGTATGGTATCGTTTAAATTGCATAACTTTTTTACCATTAATAGGTAATATGTAGAGACAGGCTAAACCAGTTTCTGTTTCTATGGTTTCTATATATCCTCCATGCGCTTGTACCATTTGTCTGCTTTCTTCTTGGTACAGACTATGGATGGTTTTAGGTATACAGCATGAATTAATTTCATCTGTAACTACGTAAGTAGGTGATATATTTGGCCTATCTGCATCTGCAGATATAAAAAAAGCGAGTGCAGATAATATGGGCGCTTTTAACTGCTTCTCGTGCGTACTATATATAGATACCTGATTAGGTTCAGGAAAAGGGTAAGATAACAGTGTGTCTAAAATAGTTAAATAAACGGTATGATCTATGATATATTTACCCTGACATAGGTTTAAAAAATTTATAGTCAATAATCTTTCAAAAGTGGTGGGGACAGTTAATAAATATTTTTCTTTTGTTTTTTTCGTTACAAGCAACTGTATTGGTATATCTAGTTTTCTAACCGTTTCATAAGATTTTAGAATTAGTTTCTCTATATCAACTTTATGGATAGATTTTGAGTCTAAGGTAGACGTACGTTCTTCCTTAGCCCTTTTCAGCAGAGATTGGCTAAATATATAAAGCTTCTTCTGGAATTCCTGTATAGGTAGGCTTGCTACATATGGGTTTAACTCATCAGCCATATCTTGTAGTACTTTTCCATTATAGGTAGGGTCTAATCGGTTCCAGTTGGCTTGATTATGTAGAGAATCTAGCGCATACTGTTGATCACAGCTTCTAGTTAACGCTATAGTTTGTAATTGTCTGTTAGTTGTATTCCTTAGATATCGATATACTAAACAACTGAGTAAAATGGTTAATCCTATCATTGTTTCTGTAGTTATCAACTCTTTATAACTTACAAGGTCTAAATGAGGCGGTATCCATCTATATATCAATAATACAAAAGATAGCATGACTATTGTTATAGTATATGGTAATAATAGACTACTTAAACCTTTATTTACTATAAATAGTGCGCAAGACATAGGTGAAAAATGGCTTAACTTCATATAGGTGATGCCAGAAATAAAAAAGACAATACATAACAATATAGGCCATAATACATGCAACAAACCATTACCTTCCTGTTTATAAGCATGAAACATAGGATAAATGGTTACTATTGTTCCTATAGCCATGACAGCTATATACCAGTAGATGTAGGAAAATAGATATACTTGCTTCACATAGAAAAATAGTATGGAGCTGTAAATAATAAAATAAATACCTGATGCTATAAAAGTAGTAGCGTTTTTAGGAAATATATCCTTCCAGTAAGAAGTAGTAAAAATTGATTGAAAATAGTATAGCTTTCTTAACCACCAACGTTTGGTTTCTTGGTTTTGTAGTTTTACTGGACTATCATCTGGAATACCTACCCATCCTGTATTTGGCTTTTTAGGCAACAGGTAATGAAAGAGCAATAAAATGGACGCACCATATATAAGAGATAGGAATACATCACGTTCTCTTATAGCTTGTCCTTTTATAAAGATATGATAAACCGTCATAGCTGTGTTGATGCCCATCGAACATAAGACAGTAGCCGAACGGGGTCTAAATCCAAAACAAGCCATAATCATTGGAACTGTAACCGAAGGAGTATAGAAATAAAATACTTTATTTAAAAATTGTCTAATATTGCTCATATGTATGTAATGTGATCAGAATGGTAGCTATACCTATTAAACCAGAGGATATTCGTACAACTCTTAGAGAATATTTATCGGTTCGTTCTCTAGAACCGCTTATGAAAGGCCATATATCATTAGCAAATAACACAGAACCTGTATGCAAATAAGAGTCAACAGTAGAAATACATAAAGCAATAATAGCTGTTATAAGCAATCCTTTGATTCCAGGAAAATGATTAAGCTGAATAATATAGTCTAGTATTTTTTGTTTAGGTGGAACACTATTGCCACTTGTATATAAAGCAGCAATAACAACTAAAAATAGCAGCGAAAAAATGATCCGAATTGTGCCACTTTTAAAAAATACTTTGGTGGCTTGTTGAATAGAAGAAGACATATAAAAACGCTGTATTTGCGCTGGATCAAAAGTAAATATGGAATGCCAAATGAAATAAGTAAACAGATGAACTAAAGAATTATCCCATATAGGAGATATATCCCAAGTGGCTATTTGAGATAAATTAAACTGTGACATATTGACAAATTTTTGCCAATTAATCCATGTATTTTGAGAATTGTATAAAAGAGTAAAAGTTAAAATAGGCAAACAAATACTGAAGAAACAAAATTGATAAACATCTGTTAGCGCTACAGACCTAGCCCCACCTAAAATAGTGTAAGCCGTAACTAATAGTCCTAAAATGATTGTGTAATAATTAGCATATGCTGGTGCGTTACAAGAAGTAATAGATTCAATAATAATTAGACTAATTTTAAACTGAGCAGAAATCTTAGCTATTGTTACTATAATACCAAAGATGGCTGTAAGAATGCGAACAGATCTTCCACATAGCCTACCCATAGATTCAGCAATGGAAAAATCTCCTAGCCACTCTTTCATTCTAACAATAATGAACTGAGAGGCTAAATAAAACCTAAGTGGGCTACCTAAACTTAGTAGCAACATATATAATCTTTGATAGTAGTAACCAGTCAGTTGGGTATGTAAAAAATTCCCTCCATAGGTAGCTATTAAAGAAACGATAATGACCCAAGTAGACATATTTCTACTGCCTACTGCATAGTCTCTAAATGTAGCAACTGATCTACTACAGTATAATCCTATTGCCAGTGTAGTTACTAAGAATAACTATTATGATCAATAGGTCTATATCCATGGCTTATCTATATTTTTACGTTTTTAGCAAAACACTATAATAAAATTTAATAAAATTAAGTGAATACTTCCATCCTGAATGGTAATGGCATATAATATTCATTTAATTTTTGTATTAAGTGTTATAATATATGCGCATACATATACTATATAATGGATAATAATCAGATTAAAAGAAAAATCCTATTTGCTATGTTTCGTTTATGTATACTTTTTTATCTATGTCTTGTTGTTTGTAGCTACATGGAGCATAGAACCGGTATGTTGCCCAATAAAAACAAGATTCCTATTCAAGAACAATCGGAATGTGGCTCAACAGTGTGTAGTTATGACAGTAGCACTATACTTAAAAAAAGATTAAAAAATAAGATAAAAGCCAGTGTTGGTGTTTTGCTTTGCTATACTAATGATAAACAAGAAAGTTTTGTCTTATTAGGTAGAGAACGAGTAGGAAAATGTGATGGGGGAACATGGTATGAATTAGGTGGAAGTGTGGAAACAGGTGAAAGTTTTTTAGAAGCTGCTATTCGCGAATCAAAAGAGGAAAGTGGAGGCATATATCAGTTGGATCCCAATGACTTATTGAATAATGGTGTGGTTTGTTATAGTGAGCATAAGAAAAAGGATGGGTGTATTAGAGAAGAAGTATATATCTTACTGAGAGTAAATGATTTTTATCCTGCTGATGTGTTATGTAAGGCAGTCAATCAGCAAGATAAGGATACTTATAGGGAGAAAGATAACTTTAAATGGATTTCATGCGATAGTTTATGCAAAATCGAGCATAATCCTTGTGTATTAAAAGATATAGATGGTAATGAGTATACGTTTATGTTAAGAACGTTTTTCTATGATGCATTGAAACGAGATTCATTCCTGGTGAAATTAAAACCTGTAATGTAATTATAATTGAAGCATATAAGTTATAACATATGGTTTATTTAAAAAATAGATGTTAATGATTCTATCATATGATTTATCGCATAATGGATCTAATAGGTGCTTAGCATTAAAATTATATAAACAAGCATAACAAAATGAAAGATTACACTGTACAAGTAACAGCTAGAGCGCTAATAGTAAAAAATAGGAAATTGTTACTTGTGAGCAATAATTATAAGCTTTGGTATACACCTGGTGAGCACTTAAACTCAAGTGAAATGCTTCCAGATTGTATGGTAAGAGAAGTAAAGGAAGAAACTGGAATTGATGTTAAACCAAACCAGATTGTCTATGTTGCAGAATTTTTTGATAAAAAATACAATGTACATAAGATAGAAGTCTACTTTACTGCAGCAATAATTGTGGATGAACTTCCTAAGAATTGGTTAGATCAAGATGGTCTGGTTAAAACCTATCAATTTTTTGATGTTCAAGCCTTGAAAGATATCCATGTTGTACCAGCCTTTTTAAAAACAGGAAAATGGTTAAATATTGATATTGATGTTTATCAAGGGTCAGAGAAGCGATAAAACAATATTATATAGTAGAGGGGTTTTTGTATTTAAGTGTGTATATATTTTATAGGTTGTCTATTTCTATAGCATTTCACCCTTAAATTATACAGTAAAAATACACCTAAAGACGTGATCAGAAAGGAGATAAACGTATTGCTAGACTCAGGTGTAGACTTATGCAAACTTTTTAACCAAGGCGTCTTACTCAAACAATTAAGAATTGGAATCAGAAACGTATGCCAATTTAGGCTATAGTCTAAACATATAAATACTAATTATCATTATGCTCTACCGATCGTACATAGTTTAAATTAGGTATAGAAACTGATTTTCATTTATTAATACATTCTACATGTTTTTATGGCTAACGGTATATTATAGAAATAAAAACTGAACTAAATTAAACTAGTTTAAACTAAACCAGATTAGATTAGTTTAGTTTAAACTTTTCTACCTCTGAACGTAATGAGTTTAAAAGATACTTAGAACAAAGCTTTCTCCTGGACACATCTCCATCAAAATAAAGAAATATTTTTTCTAATAGTTCTGACATCTCTTTTGTAAATGGTACCGTTATTTCTTTGACATGTTTATTGCCTACTACAGAAGTGGATATATCCTCTGCTCTACTAACTATAGCATCACCTTTTTCTGTTATACTAGGAATAACTCTATTTTTTTTAAAACTAGACATAAGATTCTACCTCTTTTTTTAGATTTAATATTTCAATTCTTGACTTTAAGTCGTTCATTTCTATAACCCCAAAACCTTCAGATGAAGCTACCTTATATACCTTTCTATTATAAACCTTAATCTGAGAAGGAGACAATACATGCGTATAATCCTGAAAAAATAACTCTGCATCACTAATAGATTGATCTAAGTAATGAACAGAGCAATTATTTAGTATGTAAAAAGTCTTACGGTGGTTATTTTGACAATGGGTTTCTTCTAATAACCAACAAAACTCTTCTATAACTTCAATATCATTTTGAGAAGGTGTAAATGGGATATATACAATATCAGAAATTAACAAAGATGTTCTTAAACTTTTACTATCACTACCCTGTACATCTATTATCACAACATCATAATTTTTAGAATCTTCGACAACCGAGTTTCTTAAATCATCTACCTGAATAGAAGAAAACACCTGAGGCTTTTCAGGATGATATTCATTACGCCTAGATACCCATTTAGAACAAGTTCTTTGACGTATATCGCAATCTACAATTTTAACTTTTAGATTACTATGCGCGAAAGAAACAGATAAATTCTGAGTTAACGTTGACTTTCCAGAACCTCCTTTTACTTGTAAAAATGCTACTATGATTCCTCTTTCCATATTTTAATAAAATATATTGAACCAAACTAAATTAGTTCAGTTCAGTTCAAACTTATTTAGTTTAGTTTAAACTAAAAATTACTATACAAGGAAAATGTATTCTTACAATTCCAGTAATACGAATAGTTATCTATAACTCATGTGACGTAAAACCCAGTAACCATATTTATTAGTAATAGCTACTCGATCAAACCCAGCTTCTCTTAACGCACTCCCAACTAATTTAGTATTCAGTCTAATAGTAGTACCAACAATTCCCTGCAAATATCTAAGTATATCTGTAGCTGTCATAAATTCCCCCTCTGATTTAGTAGAAGGTGAAAGATACTGTACGATTAACTCGACCTCTGTAGATTTAGTCTTAAATTGATCAGAACGAATTTTTAACTCTAAAAATTCCTTTTCACTTAATTCTCCACTACAATTATCAAATTTATACAAATGATAAGCCTCCTCCCAGGCTTTCTCCAATATATATATGGCTTCATCATCTAAATAATCAATAGAATCTACCTCAAAACTAATCCATCTACTATTACCCAAATCTGATCGTAAAAATTCAACATTATTGGTACTACCTAAAAAAGAAGCTATACGAGGGGCCGTTATTTCATCTTCTTGATAAGGCAAACGGACATTAACATAAGGCTGAGAAATCCAAGCCTTAATTACCTCTGAATTAGATCGAAGCTGATGCAATTCATCTAAATTTATAATAAAGTTTCTGATAAGGGATTTTTGTGCATCTTTCTCATTACTAATAACCGGGTTACCATTGTAATACTTTATAAGAGAGCGAGGACATAAAAACCGACAAAAATAACTTTTACCTATATTTTCCTTTACAGAACATAAAATTAAGGCATGTTTATTGATCCCTTCTGGTTCAAAAACCGTACGAATAGACCTAATCATCCACTTCCTGAGATGTGTATACCAATATTGATTACTTTCAGACGTAGGATCCTTTAAATGAACGTAATTAGCCAGTTGACGAATATAATCCTTACTACCATCAAATTCATTTCCTTCAAAAGATAAAAAATAAGATTCTATAGGATTAAAACGTTCTACAAAAAAAGACTTTAATATGCAGTTAATCAAATCTAAAGAACACTCAAAATTGTGTCTATCTAAATTATCTCTTAGTTCATTTACGTTAATTTTTTTCCATAAATCAGGATTACGCTTAATACTCATTTCACGCTCTTGAGTAACTACATTCAATCGAAAATTAAACTTATTACTTAAATAGGCTTTCACTTTACTGCGTTTAGTACTACATGATTTTCTAACGTTATGGTTATTAATAGAATTTACTGTAATAGATTGTACCTGTTGTACACTAGAATCTATAAGTATCTGAAAATCATTAGTAGTATACCTTTGAAAGTATTCCGCTATATCCTTTACATCTCCTGGCAATTGAACGGATACAATACCAAAAGAATCTCGTAACTTCTTAGAAGCATTCTTCCCTGCCTCATCATTATCATAACAACATAGTAGTACGAAAGTCTTACTACATAAAACTCTCAACAAATCATCACTAGGCATCTGATGCTCTGACTGCAGAGAAATAACATTAACAAACCCATGAGCATAAGCACTCATACAATCTTTCTCCCCTGCTGTAAACAGGACATAATCTAAATTTCCTTCAGGTAATTGAACCAACCCAAAAACATCATCTTTAGTTTGGTTTTTATAAGAAAATGATTTCTTTTGACCTTTAAAATATGGATCACTTGAAAAAGAACATTCTATTGATGGGATATAGACTTTAACCCTACCAGATATATGATAGGCTGCTACAATCTGATGCTTTTCAGCATATTTGAAGGATAAAGATCGACCAGAATTACTTGTATAAGATAAAAAAGCCACCTGTTTAACATCAAACCTTTCTAAAACAGATTGATCAATACCATACTGTGACCAGTATTCTAGATATAACTTAGAAATAAAAGATTCTGAGTAAGGTATATACTCAATAGAAAGTGTTTGAGAAGGTAAAGAAGATTCAGGTTTTTTAACTATAGATGTATTAGAATAGATAGGTTTATGAATGACATTTTGACCTTTATTATCACACAACCCCAAACACATTTCTTGGTCAATTAATTCTAAAAGTTCCTTAAATTGTGTTCTACAGTCTAGCCCATAATAATCCGCCCACATTTTAAAGGCATCTCCCTGGTGACCTGTATTAAATGATTTAAATTTCCAAGTCCCTTTTTCTTGATAAATAGACATACTTGGTCTATCATCTTTTTCTGAAAATATTGACTTGTAATTTTTTTTTCTTAAATTTGATCTAAATGTGGGAACCAAGTAGCGGATGAGGTATTCCTCTCCCCCTACCTTTTCCAGGATTTTCTCTTTTGTTATCATAAGTTTAAGTTTTAATCCTTGGAAGTATAATTCTTTCATTGATCTGGGTACCAGCCAAATAAATTAAAAACTAGCCTTCCTCGGGAGGCTTTTTTTATGCCTTTCTACTATTTCTTTCAAAGAACTTAAAATAATTTTCCTTAATACCATCCGCATTGACTATGTCAATACAGCTTTGAATAACACCTTTTAACGTAATATTAAAGCCCTTATTTAAAGCATCAGTGTGCACAGCACGTAGGGACATGTAGTCCTCGTGAGACATCTTTAAACTGTAATTCCTGGTAATTTTTGGTTCTTTATCATTCATGCTCCAAAATTATATAATTCTATGGTATAAAACAAACTTTTCATATAAAAAGTTTAAACATTTTTAAACTTCATGTAAAAATGTAATTAAATGTAAGAATTACACTATTAAACCATACATTAATAAAATACTAATAATCAACACAAAAGTTTGTTAAATGTAAGAATGTAAGATAAAATAATATCTTTAAATATATTATGTACCTGTATACATATATGTTAATATATGTGTATAAACTACATATATTTATAGTTATTTTAATTTTATCTTACATTCTTACATTCAGTATTTTAATTATTTGATTTTCAGTAATATCATTAATGTAATATATACGAATATACATCCTACATTATCTTACATTCTTACATTAGTATACCTATTTTTGTACCATATAAACGCCATTTTTCTAATCCATATGCATATTTTATAGTTTATAAACGAAGCAAAATAATCCATATGAAATATATAATACATTGATTATAAGTTTATTATACATGTAGTACTTATAAAAACACATGTATAAAAATAAAAATACACTTTATTAGATACATGAATTATACATATTATATTGGTTATTAAAATTTTATGTGTATGATTTAATCTAACATTACACATACTCACATAGACACTTCAACAGACACTTCAGTAAACATAAATCAAGCTGATTATGAGTAGATTGTATATGTACATATGTCTACTTTTAAAATGAAACACATATACATATATATAATAACTTGATATTCAGATTAATAACTATAATACAAGTGTCTTCAGAAGTATCAATAGAAAATAGACAAACACGGATACATATAATGGATACTTTCCATCTCCTAATCGAAAGGAATTTCCATTCCCATTACAGTCGGCCCCCTTTCGCGTTGCTTACGCAACTCATGTTCCTGCCCACTAGTTACCAACTCCTTTTGAAGTTTTCTAAGCATTTCTTGATTTCCTAAACCAGACACCAATTCTTCATTCCAATCCTTAAACTGAGATGGTATGGACGATTTACAGT
Proteins encoded in this region:
- a CDS encoding HD domain-containing protein produces the protein MSNIRQFLNKVFYFYTPSVTVPMIMACFGFRPRSATVLCSMGINTAMTVYHIFIKGQAIRERDVFLSLIYGASILLLFHYLLPKKPNTGWVGIPDDSPVKLQNQETKRWWLRKLYYFQSIFTTSYWKDIFPKNATTFIASGIYFIIYSSILFFYVKQVYLFSYIYWYIAVMAIGTIVTIYPMFHAYKQEGNGLLHVLWPILLCIVFFISGITYMKLSHFSPMSCALFIVNKGLSSLLLPYTITIVMLSFVLLIYRWIPPHLDLVSYKELITTETMIGLTILLSCLVYRYLRNTTNRQLQTIALTRSCDQQYALDSLHNQANWNRLDPTYNGKVLQDMADELNPYVASLPIQEFQKKLYIFSQSLLKRAKEERTSTLDSKSIHKVDIEKLILKSYETVRKLDIPIQLLVTKKTKEKYLLTVPTTFERLLTINFLNLCQGKYIIDHTVYLTILDTLLSYPFPEPNQVSIYSTHEKQLKAPILSALAFFISADADRPNISPTYVVTDEINSCCIPKTIHSLYQEESRQMVQAHGGYIETIETETGLACLYILPINGKKVMQFKRYHTDDLSNKVAETDESLAQEKELIRLLVSNTTLTEQKVKETIQFIKKAHGSVIRKSGDPYYTHPMGVVKIVLEATKDDDTILAALLHDVVEDTTVTLEQIELLYGMEVAYIVDMITHYNTYGFRWKLDKSDNQNILNQCKDIRVVQIKLADRLHNLRTISARKLEDQKRIAKDTMEFYIPWSKKNNVLTWISEMENICNQILHMNPT
- a CDS encoding sodium:solute symporter family protein, translating into MAIGLYCSRSVATFRDYAVGSRNMSTWVIIVSLIATYGGNFLHTQLTGYYYQRLYMLLLSLGSPLRFYLASQFIIVRMKEWLGDFSIAESMGRLCGRSVRILTAIFGIIVTIAKISAQFKISLIIIESITSCNAPAYANYYTIILGLLVTAYTILGGARSVALTDVYQFCFFSICLPILTFTLLYNSQNTWINWQKFVNMSQFNLSQIATWDISPIWDNSLVHLFTYFIWHSIFTFDPAQIQRFYMSSSIQQATKVFFKSGTIRIIFSLLFLVVIAALYTSGNSVPPKQKILDYIIQLNHFPGIKGLLITAIIALCISTVDSYLHTGSVLFANDIWPFISGSRERTDKYSLRVVRISSGLIGIATILITLHTYEQY
- a CDS encoding NUDIX hydrolase — translated: MDNNQIKRKILFAMFRLCILFYLCLVVCSYMEHRTGMLPNKNKIPIQEQSECGSTVCSYDSSTILKKRLKNKIKASVGVLLCYTNDKQESFVLLGRERVGKCDGGTWYELGGSVETGESFLEAAIRESKEESGGIYQLDPNDLLNNGVVCYSEHKKKDGCIREEVYILLRVNDFYPADVLCKAVNQQDKDTYREKDNFKWISCDSLCKIEHNPCVLKDIDGNEYTFMLRTFFYDALKRDSFLVKLKPVM
- a CDS encoding NUDIX domain-containing protein gives rise to the protein MKDYTVQVTARALIVKNRKLLLVSNNYKLWYTPGEHLNSSEMLPDCMVREVKEETGIDVKPNQIVYVAEFFDKKYNVHKIEVYFTAAIIVDELPKNWLDQDGLVKTYQFFDVQALKDIHVVPAFLKTGKWLNIDIDVYQGSEKR
- a CDS encoding AAA family ATPase; amino-acid sequence: MERGIIVAFLQVKGGSGKSTLTQNLSVSFAHSNLKVKIVDCDIRQRTCSKWVSRRNEYHPEKPQVFSSIQVDDLRNSVVEDSKNYDVVIIDVQGSDSKSLRTSLLISDIVYIPFTPSQNDIEVIEEFCWLLEETHCQNNHRKTFYILNNCSVHYLDQSISDAELFFQDYTHVLSPSQIKVYNRKVYKVASSEGFGVIEMNDLKSRIEILNLKKEVESYV
- a CDS encoding VapE domain-containing protein; its protein translation is MITKEKILEKVGGEEYLIRYLVPTFRSNLRKKNYKSIFSEKDDRPSMSIYQEKGTWKFKSFNTGHQGDAFKMWADYYGLDCRTQFKELLELIDQEMCLGLCDNKGQNVIHKPIYSNTSIVKKPESSLPSQTLSIEYIPYSESFISKLYLEYWSQYGIDQSVLERFDVKQVAFLSYTSNSGRSLSFKYAEKHQIVAAYHISGRVKVYIPSIECSFSSDPYFKGQKKSFSYKNQTKDDVFGLVQLPEGNLDYVLFTAGEKDCMSAYAHGFVNVISLQSEHQMPSDDLLRVLCSKTFVLLCCYDNDEAGKNASKKLRDSFGIVSVQLPGDVKDIAEYFQRYTTNDFQILIDSSVQQVQSITVNSINNHNVRKSCSTKRSKVKAYLSNKFNFRLNVVTQEREMSIKRNPDLWKKINVNELRDNLDRHNFECSLDLINCILKSFFVERFNPIESYFLSFEGNEFDGSKDYIRQLANYVHLKDPTSESNQYWYTHLRKWMIRSIRTVFEPEGINKHALILCSVKENIGKSYFCRFLCPRSLIKYYNGNPVISNEKDAQKSLIRNFIINLDELHQLRSNSEVIKAWISQPYVNVRLPYQEDEITAPRIASFLGSTNNVEFLRSDLGNSRWISFEVDSIDYLDDEAIYILEKAWEEAYHLYKFDNCSGELSEKEFLELKIRSDQFKTKSTEVELIVQYLSPSTKSEGEFMTATDILRYLQGIVGTTIRLNTKLVGSALREAGFDRVAITNKYGYWVLRHMSYR